In Mytilus edulis chromosome 7, xbMytEdul2.2, whole genome shotgun sequence, a single genomic region encodes these proteins:
- the LOC139482992 gene encoding uncharacterized protein, translating into METLVRALTNIQQNDHFASIDLKDSYFSVPVHEQDCKYLKFMWNDIAYQFCVLPQGLSTSPRIFTKLLKPVYSFLRKMDHINVPYIDDSLLIARSYEDCQNNVKHTVELVDSLGFTVHPKKSVFTPTKEITFLGFIINSENMTVRLTQERILNLQDLCVNALHSKEITIRSFATIIGKMVASEPGVLYAQLYYKDLEIYKEKVLKKFYGNYDRSICLPIHVKTIFNWWIKNLPSSYKPIIQNDPDIIMFSDSSKTGWGGINKTTGKKTEGFWSAEEREMHINVLELKAAFLTLQSLAGNISQKHIRMNLDNTVAISYIENFGGKITNLHILAKEIWFWCLERKLWISVAHIAGKLNIEADKLSRKLNDDMEWTLKTELFEKLQSTVGTMHIDLFASRLNNRTTQYVSYKPDPHAIAIDAFTIKWTNNNFYYIFPPFSVIGQVLQKIIKDKLDKVVLIAPLWPTQIWFPQLLHQISQQSYILPKKQSLSTTGSETNSSNFKPPPGSFYLVRESLENKGLSTLTADIILQSWRQSTGKQYGTYFKRWMCFSNKRQTDPLDPSINTVLSFLSSLYDSGLSYSAINTAKSAISSICSVTSGIDIGKHKLVTRYMRGIFNARPSLPKYTETWDVNIVLDYLKTLPANEELTLLQLSQKLALLLMLLSAQRCQTVHLIKLNNITISNDNMKVYIVDLVKQSKPGKHIGPLEFNRHDDNKLCVIVAMEEYLKRTSKLRGQEKSLFISCVKPFKTVTKSTISRWIKHLLGKAGIDIKVYGTHSCRSASSSSAAAHGIPLNNILKTAGWSSAQTFYKFYFKPIQTQTLSDSLLENK; encoded by the coding sequence atggAAACATTGGTACGAGCTTTAACAAACATACAACAAAATGATCATTTTGCATCGATTGATTTAAAAGACAGTTATTTTAGTGTACCAGTTCATGAACAGGActgcaaatatttaaaatttatgtggAATGATATCGCTTATCAATTTTGTGTATTACCACAAGGATTATCAACCAGTCCaagaatttttacaaaattacttAAACCAGTATACTCTTTTTTGAGAAAAATGGATCATATAAATGTTCCTTATATAGACGATAGCTTACTTATAGCACGCTCTTATGAAGACTGTCAGAACAATGTAAAACATACTGTGGAATTAGTTGATAGTTTAGGCTTTACAGTACACCCAAAGAAATCTGTCTTTACACCAACTAAAGAAATAACTTTTTTAGGATTTATAATTAATTCTGAAAATATGACAGTTAGATTGACACAAGAAAGGATTTTAAATTTACAAGATTTATGTGTTAATGCATTGCATTCGAAGGAAATAACAATTCGAAGTTTTGCTACAATTATAGGAAAAATGGTTGCCAGTGAACCAGGTGTACTATATGCTCAATTGTATTACAAAGATTTAGAAATATATAAAGAGAAAGTGTTAAAAAAGTTTTATGGGAATTATGATAGAAGTATTTGTTTACCAATTCAtgtgaaaacaatatttaattgGTGGATAAAAAATCTTCCTTCTAGTTACAAACCAATAATTCAAAATGATCCTGATATTATAATGTTCAGTGATTCAAGTAAAACTGGCTGGGGTGGAATTAATAAAACCACTGGGAAGAAAACAGAAGGTTTTTGGTCAGCAGAAGAAAGAGAAATGCATATTAATGTTTTAGAATTAAAGGCAGCTTTCTTAACTTTACAATCATTGGCTGGGAATATTTCACAAAAACATATTCGAATGAACTTAGATAATACAGTAGCTATTTCTTATATTGAAAATTTTGGaggaaaaattacaaatttacataTTCTAGCAAAAGAAATATGGTTCTGGTGTTTAGAACGAAAATTATGGATTAGTGTGGCACATATAGCTGGAAAGCTAAATATAGAAGCCGATAAACTATCTAGAAAATTAAATGACGACATGGAATGGACATTAAAAAcagaattatttgaaaaattacaGAGTACTGTAGGGACAATGCATATAGATTTATTCGCTAGTAGGCTTAATAATAGGACAACTCAGTATGTTTCATATAAGCCAGACCCACATGCAATAGCAATTGATGCTTTTACTATAAAGTGGactaataataatttttattatatctttCCTCCTTTCAGTGTCATAGGACAGGTGCTTCAGAAAATCATCAAGGACAAGTTAGACAAAGTAGTATTGATAGCACCACTTTGGCCAACACAAATATGGTTTCCGCAATTATTACATCAGATCAGTCAACAATCATACATCCTGCCGAAAAAACAGTCTCTTTCTACCACAGGATCTGAAACGAATTCATCCAATTTCAAACCTCCGCCTGGGAGTTTTTATCTTGTCCGGGAAAGCTTGGAAAATAAAGGACTTTCAACACTCACTGCCGACATCATTTTACAATCTTGGAGGCAATCCACAGGAAAACAATATGGGACTTATTTCAAAAGATGGAtgtgtttttcaaataaaagacaaacTGATCCACTTGATCCATCTATAAACACTGTGCTGTCCTTCTTATCATCACTTTATGATAGTGGATTAAGTTACAGTGCAATCAACACTGCTAAATCAGCAATATCTTCAATTTGTTCTGTGACAAGTGGGATAGACATTGGGAAACATAAACTAGTAACTCGATATATGAGGGGAATTTTCAATGCTAGACCGTCTCTTCCCAAATATACAGAAACATGGGATGTAAATATAGTTTTAGATTATTTGAAAACATTACCTGCAAATGAGGAATTAACATTATTACAACTATCACAAAAGCTAGCATTATTGCTTATGCTGCTTAGTGCGCAACGCTGTCAAACTGTTCATTTGATAAAACTGAATAATATTACTATTTCTAATGACAACATGAAAGTGTACATAGTAGACTTAGTTAAACAATCCAAACCAGGGAAGCACATTGGACCATTGGAATTTAATAGACATGATGATAATAAACTATGTGTTATTGTAGCAATGGAAGAATATTTGAAAAGAACTTCAAAACTCAGGGGACAGGAAAAATCCCTTTTCATTTCATGTGTTAAACCTTTTAAAACTGTAACAAAAAGTACAATATCACGTtggataaaacatttattaggaAAAGCAGGAATTGATATAAAAGTGTATGGGACACATAGCTGTCGATCAGCTTCATCGTCTAGCGCTGCAGCACATGGGATTCCATTAAACAATATACTGAAAACAGCCGGTTGGAGCTCAGCACaaactttttacaaattttattttaaacctaTTCAAACACAAACATTAAGTGATAGCTTATtggaaaacaaataa